One Bacillus sp. FJAT-52991 genomic region harbors:
- a CDS encoding S8 family serine peptidase produces the protein MGKKRLATSILASATIAFTLFNSTHVQATEQVSPQVIQGNYEKGELIIQFNRLLTEAEREVIYQKYGLTEESTLQDGLFANVTIEDHHQLKAVAEALMQEKEIASAEPNYHMTTEYKPNDHYYNRQWFHSKINAPYSWNRTRGDSQLTVAVIDGGIDMSHPEFKGRLVKPYNAVTNSTTFAPDDHGTHVAGIIGAAMDGAGTAGVAPGVKIMPINVFDGEYAESYDISKAIIYAADQGADVLNLSLGSYSYSSVVEYAVNYAYKKGAVVVAAAGNDSTSTPMYPASHSSVISVSATNAKDKIADFSNYGRYINVSAPGEGILSTVTDNAYAYMDGTSMAAPVVSGEAALILSKNPFLTPNQVVKIIYSSTRDLGKKGWDSYYGMGRIDTYQALKMTPEPMGNISLSSTQIKAGKNVRAGLSVRGNVRGTVSIEDANGKTVNTLIRNQLPQKGGFVVYWNGKLQDGSYAKPGEYKIVFRVSDNRQSMVKKAAVKVVPN, from the coding sequence ATGGGGAAAAAAAGGTTGGCAACATCCATTTTGGCAAGTGCAACAATCGCTTTTACTTTATTCAATTCAACTCACGTACAAGCTACTGAACAAGTAAGCCCGCAAGTTATTCAAGGAAACTATGAAAAAGGCGAGCTTATTATTCAATTTAATCGCTTGCTGACAGAAGCGGAACGGGAAGTTATTTATCAAAAGTATGGATTGACGGAGGAGTCTACATTACAAGATGGGCTTTTTGCTAATGTGACCATTGAGGATCACCATCAGTTAAAGGCAGTGGCGGAAGCATTAATGCAAGAGAAAGAGATTGCAAGTGCAGAACCGAATTATCATATGACAACCGAGTATAAACCGAATGATCATTATTATAATCGTCAATGGTTTCATTCAAAAATAAATGCGCCTTATTCTTGGAATCGGACTCGTGGAGACTCGCAGTTAACTGTCGCGGTGATTGATGGAGGAATCGACATGAGTCATCCAGAGTTTAAAGGTCGCCTAGTAAAGCCGTACAATGCGGTTACAAACAGTACGACATTTGCGCCGGATGATCATGGTACGCATGTAGCTGGTATTATTGGGGCTGCTATGGATGGTGCTGGTACGGCAGGCGTGGCTCCAGGTGTGAAAATTATGCCGATTAACGTATTTGATGGCGAATATGCTGAAAGCTATGATATATCGAAAGCAATTATTTATGCAGCCGATCAAGGGGCAGATGTGTTGAATTTAAGCTTGGGTAGTTATAGCTACAGCAGCGTCGTGGAATATGCGGTGAATTACGCTTATAAAAAGGGAGCGGTCGTCGTTGCTGCTGCTGGAAATGATTCGACGAGTACACCAATGTATCCAGCCTCTCATTCAAGTGTTATTTCAGTAAGTGCGACAAATGCGAAGGATAAAATTGCTGATTTCTCCAATTATGGTCGTTATATTAATGTGTCTGCACCAGGTGAAGGGATTCTTTCTACCGTCACTGACAATGCTTATGCCTATATGGATGGAACGTCTATGGCTGCACCGGTTGTGTCAGGAGAAGCGGCACTAATTCTATCTAAAAATCCGTTCTTAACGCCGAATCAAGTGGTGAAAATCATTTATTCATCTACGCGTGATTTAGGTAAAAAAGGATGGGACTCCTACTACGGAATGGGTCGCATCGATACTTACCAAGCTTTAAAAATGACGCCAGAACCAATGGGCAATATTTCACTTTCCTCGACACAAATTAAAGCGGGCAAAAATGTGAGAGCGGGCTTATCAGTTCGCGGCAATGTAAGAGGAACGGTATCTATAGAGGATGCAAATGGGAAAACTGTGAATACCCTTATTCGTAACCAATTGCCGCAAAAAGGCGGATTTGTCGTGTACTGGAACGGCAAGCTACAAGACGGATCTTATGCTAAACCAGGTGAGTATAAAATCGTGTTCCGCGTGTCAGATAACCGTCAATCGATGGTGAAAAAAGCAGCGGTAAAAGTGGTTCCAAACTAA
- a CDS encoding response regulator transcription factor produces the protein MFTILIVEDEKKISDIVAAGLNEWGYDTRTIEDFQKVEEEFLTIDPHLVLLDINLPYFNGFYWCEQIRKHSNVPIIFLSSRTEKMDMMMALNMGGDDFMQKPFSMEMLITKVHAILRRTYTYQTVNMDVVKHRDITLHMKKAAVYVGEQEMELTKNEFKILCVLLEAKNEIVSRDKIMKALWEDESFIDDNTLTVNVNRLRRKLNDYGLDGYIQTKKGQGYIII, from the coding sequence ATGTTTACTATATTAATTGTTGAAGACGAAAAGAAAATTAGTGATATTGTAGCGGCAGGATTAAATGAATGGGGCTATGATACGCGTACAATTGAAGATTTTCAAAAAGTGGAAGAAGAGTTTTTAACTATTGACCCTCACCTTGTTCTTTTAGATATTAATCTGCCTTATTTCAATGGTTTTTATTGGTGTGAGCAGATTCGAAAGCATTCCAATGTACCTATCATTTTTCTTTCTTCGCGAACGGAAAAAATGGATATGATGATGGCGTTGAATATGGGTGGAGATGACTTCATGCAGAAGCCATTTTCTATGGAAATGCTGATCACGAAGGTGCACGCTATTCTTCGTCGCACGTATACGTATCAAACGGTTAATATGGATGTAGTGAAGCATAGGGATATCACTTTGCACATGAAAAAGGCGGCTGTGTACGTTGGAGAGCAAGAGATGGAATTAACAAAGAATGAATTTAAAATTCTTTGTGTGCTTCTTGAAGCAAAAAATGAAATCGTGAGTAGAGATAAGATCATGAAGGCATTATGGGAAGATGAAAGTTTTATTGATGACAACACGCTTACAGTAAATGTAAATCGCTTGCGGAGAAAATTAAATGATTACGGTCTAGATGGATACATACAGACGAAAAAGGGACAGGGGTACATCATAATATGA
- a CDS encoding S1 RNA-binding domain-containing protein gives MTNLQAGTIRTLEVKNEAPFGWFLTDGEESVLLHHSEMMDDFDLDEPVEVFLFQDHQGRLAATMKKPLITQDTYAWVEVVGVEEKLGVFVSIGITKDMLVSEDDLPFMFSVRPIVGDLLYCTLKLDRRDRLFAKPATEEVMQEQFTTASRKDFNKDITGIVYRATKAGTFIITAEGYRGFIHDSQRKVEPRLGQKVNGRIIDVKEDGSVNVSLLGRRQEVQKDDAENIYDYLVERGGSMPYSDKSFPEEIESRFGLSKGAFKRALGKLMKERRVYQENGWTHIVKE, from the coding sequence ATGACAAACTTGCAAGCAGGAACGATTCGCACGCTTGAGGTGAAAAATGAAGCTCCATTTGGCTGGTTTTTAACGGATGGAGAAGAAAGTGTATTGCTGCATCACTCGGAAATGATGGATGACTTTGATCTAGATGAACCCGTTGAAGTATTTTTATTTCAGGATCATCAAGGGCGACTCGCCGCTACGATGAAGAAACCATTGATCACTCAAGATACTTACGCTTGGGTTGAAGTCGTTGGTGTGGAGGAAAAACTAGGAGTATTCGTCTCCATTGGCATTACGAAAGACATGCTTGTATCAGAAGATGACTTGCCATTTATGTTCTCGGTTCGCCCGATTGTTGGCGATCTTCTATACTGCACGCTAAAGCTCGACCGTCGTGACCGCTTATTTGCGAAACCGGCAACAGAAGAAGTGATGCAGGAGCAATTCACAACCGCTTCTAGAAAGGATTTCAACAAAGACATTACCGGCATTGTGTACCGTGCAACGAAAGCCGGCACGTTTATCATTACCGCAGAAGGCTATCGTGGCTTCATTCACGATTCTCAGCGCAAGGTAGAGCCGCGTCTCGGTCAAAAAGTGAACGGCCGAATTATTGATGTCAAAGAAGATGGCTCCGTCAATGTGTCCCTTCTCGGTCGCCGACAAGAAGTGCAAAAAGACGATGCCGAAAACATTTACGATTACCTCGTTGAACGTGGCGGCTCTATGCCTTATAGTGACAAAAGCTTCCCAGAAGAAATCGAAAGCCGCTTTGGCTTAAGTAAAGGAGCCTTTAAGCGAGCTCTTGGCAAGCTGATGAAAGAGAGAAGAGTGTATCAAGAGAACGGCTGGACCCATATCGTAAAAGAATAA
- the uraA gene encoding uracil permease — protein sequence MRTYQVDERPPALAIIPLSLQHLFAMFGSTVLVPILFGVNPATILLMNGVGTLIYLVLCKGQIPAYLGSSFAFISPVTIVLADKGYNAALGGFIAVGIIFILVALIIRFVGTKWIDVVFPPAAMGAIVMVIGLELVPEAAKMAGLINPDPTKPWTPDSATITVSLLTLGITIIGNVMFRGFLKIIPILIGIVSGYIIAYFYGLVDFQPVRDANWFALPDFYKPEFDLASIAIIIPAALVVIAEHIGHLVVTENIVERDLMKKPGLGVSLLGNGISTVISGFVGSTPNTTYGENIGVLALTKVYSTWVIGGAAVMAIILSFVGKLAALISTIPSAVMGGISLLLFGVIAVSGLRMLVESKVDYSKATNMILTTVVLVIGLSGASLKIGESFVLKGMALATVVAILLSIFFTVIDKLKLSNDYE from the coding sequence ATGCGCACTTATCAAGTTGATGAACGTCCACCAGCGTTAGCTATAATCCCACTTAGTTTGCAGCATTTGTTTGCAATGTTCGGCTCAACGGTTCTTGTACCAATTCTTTTCGGTGTAAATCCCGCGACCATTCTATTAATGAACGGTGTTGGTACATTAATTTATCTTGTGTTATGTAAAGGTCAGATCCCTGCTTATCTTGGTTCCAGTTTTGCCTTTATTTCTCCAGTTACAATTGTACTAGCCGATAAAGGATATAATGCAGCCCTTGGTGGATTTATCGCTGTCGGAATCATCTTTATTCTTGTGGCTTTAATCATTCGCTTTGTCGGAACAAAATGGATTGATGTCGTGTTCCCTCCTGCTGCGATGGGAGCGATTGTCATGGTGATTGGACTTGAGCTTGTCCCAGAGGCTGCGAAAATGGCTGGGCTTATCAATCCAGACCCGACAAAACCGTGGACACCGGACTCAGCTACGATTACGGTTTCCTTACTCACACTTGGTATTACAATTATCGGAAATGTCATGTTTAGAGGCTTTTTAAAGATTATTCCTATTTTAATTGGAATTGTTTCTGGCTATATCATTGCTTATTTTTACGGACTAGTTGATTTCCAACCTGTTCGTGACGCTAACTGGTTCGCCCTACCTGACTTTTACAAACCAGAGTTTGACTTAGCTAGCATAGCGATTATTATTCCAGCCGCACTTGTGGTCATCGCTGAACATATTGGTCATCTCGTTGTCACAGAAAACATTGTTGAACGCGATTTAATGAAAAAACCTGGACTTGGCGTTTCCCTTCTTGGTAACGGAATTTCAACCGTCATTTCTGGATTTGTCGGCTCCACGCCCAATACAACATACGGTGAAAATATCGGAGTCCTCGCTTTAACAAAAGTGTATTCCACTTGGGTAATCGGTGGCGCAGCTGTCATGGCAATCATCTTATCTTTCGTCGGCAAGCTTGCCGCGCTGATCTCTACCATTCCATCAGCTGTTATGGGCGGCATTTCACTCTTATTATTCGGCGTCATCGCTGTCTCCGGCTTGCGTATGCTTGTCGAATCAAAAGTGGATTATTCAAAAGCAACCAATATGATTTTAACAACGGTTGTACTTGTAATCGGCTTAAGCGGTGCATCGTTAAAAATTGGCGAAAGCTTTGTCCTAAAAGGAATGGCCTTAGCCACTGTCGTCGCCATTTTACTTAGCATATTCTTTACAGTGATTGATAAGCTAAAACTCTCTAACGACTACGAATAA